The following are from one region of the Rhodopirellula sp. P2 genome:
- a CDS encoding AMP-binding protein translates to MLRRSEIADSTTHEPHEARWKSLAHLLVDRAARHPDRPALTFLPDDSMDGAEAEQTLTYAELHRRVRAVALRLVRETGAVPGERAMLLFPPGLEFMIGFMACEMARLIPVPTSYPKPGRAMPRLDTSVADCRPSVLISDQETIAGIDPNRVSTETAALAMVATDASIQEDLATPESLDNELPLGEIESTDLALLQYTSGSTSDPKGVMVSHANLLSNLESIRQAFGIEWSGDDSDDYERGLFWLPPFHDMGLIGGILEPLYVGGHAILMSPRSFLARPMRWLRAISDYKATISGAPNFAYQLCVDRIDAAQADSLDLSGWELAFCGAEPINADTLQQFTDRFFNAGFRGETFCPCYGLAEATLMAASCRSGHAPRLLDVDKDELAHGRGIIVRQSSLGEAVQEVPQASVSGDGAVRRLVSSGRSAHMMTVLVVEPDSRRVQPDGEIGEIWLAGPSVASGYWKREEVTAEVFGATLADGDPAETFLRTGDLGFVHDGEVYVSGRRKDLVILRGRNLFPQDIEATVKGLLQANVLQCAAVATTGRTGDALTIAAEVSRHVESDDLPDIVRHIRRAIIDDHEVDARQVLITRPGGIPLTTSGKVQRQQCRAMIEAGELAARYQWSRNRFIDDSESVALPELPTRVTREEIPEATEQITAWLLAWLSAHSGEQIHEDGERPVRNASLTPETPFAETGMDSLTAVELSSELEDWLGIELTPVLAFNYPTSARLAAYLAETLAGGPEHDSGADASSNTASDIQSDIEASDLSPEELEALLSEIEKDS, encoded by the coding sequence ATGTTACGCAGATCAGAAATTGCTGATTCCACGACGCACGAGCCCCATGAGGCGCGATGGAAATCGCTCGCTCATTTGCTCGTCGATCGTGCCGCGCGGCATCCCGATCGTCCGGCACTGACGTTTTTGCCCGATGATTCGATGGATGGGGCGGAAGCGGAGCAGACGCTGACTTATGCGGAGCTGCACCGCCGAGTCCGTGCCGTGGCGTTGCGTTTGGTGAGAGAAACGGGTGCGGTTCCAGGCGAGCGAGCGATGTTGTTGTTCCCGCCGGGACTGGAATTCATGATCGGGTTCATGGCCTGCGAGATGGCTCGTTTGATCCCGGTCCCGACCAGCTATCCCAAACCTGGTCGCGCGATGCCTCGGCTGGATACCTCCGTCGCGGATTGTCGGCCCTCTGTCTTGATCAGCGATCAAGAAACGATCGCTGGAATTGATCCGAATCGAGTGTCAACCGAAACGGCTGCCTTGGCGATGGTCGCAACGGATGCATCGATCCAAGAGGACTTGGCCACGCCCGAATCACTCGACAACGAATTGCCGCTCGGCGAGATTGAATCGACCGATTTGGCGCTGCTGCAATACACCAGCGGTTCGACCAGTGATCCTAAAGGCGTGATGGTTTCGCATGCCAATTTGCTGAGCAATTTGGAATCGATTCGTCAGGCGTTCGGGATCGAATGGTCCGGCGACGACAGCGACGATTACGAACGTGGTTTGTTCTGGTTGCCTCCGTTCCATGACATGGGGTTGATTGGCGGCATTTTGGAACCGTTGTATGTCGGCGGGCACGCCATTTTGATGTCGCCTCGTTCGTTCTTGGCTCGGCCGATGCGTTGGTTGCGCGCGATCTCGGACTACAAAGCCACCATCAGTGGCGCTCCCAACTTTGCTTACCAGTTGTGCGTTGACCGGATTGATGCCGCTCAAGCGGATTCACTTGATTTGAGCGGTTGGGAGTTGGCGTTCTGCGGTGCGGAACCGATCAACGCCGACACGTTGCAGCAATTCACGGATCGATTTTTCAACGCTGGTTTTCGTGGCGAAACGTTCTGTCCGTGTTACGGGTTGGCCGAAGCAACCTTGATGGCGGCAAGTTGCCGCTCAGGGCACGCGCCTCGTTTATTAGATGTCGACAAAGACGAGCTCGCGCATGGCCGCGGGATCATCGTGCGTCAATCATCGCTTGGTGAAGCCGTGCAAGAGGTTCCGCAAGCCAGCGTCTCTGGCGATGGTGCGGTGCGGCGACTGGTCAGTTCCGGTCGTTCGGCTCACATGATGACGGTGTTGGTGGTTGAGCCGGACTCTCGCCGCGTGCAACCGGACGGCGAGATCGGTGAAATTTGGCTGGCCGGGCCCTCCGTCGCATCGGGTTACTGGAAACGCGAAGAGGTCACCGCTGAAGTCTTTGGTGCGACGCTCGCCGACGGGGATCCAGCAGAAACGTTTTTGCGAACAGGTGACCTTGGGTTCGTTCACGATGGAGAAGTCTACGTGTCCGGCCGCCGCAAAGACCTGGTGATCTTGCGTGGCCGAAACTTGTTCCCGCAAGACATCGAAGCCACGGTCAAAGGTTTGTTGCAAGCCAACGTTTTGCAGTGTGCCGCCGTAGCCACAACGGGACGAACGGGGGATGCCCTGACCATCGCCGCGGAAGTTTCGCGACATGTTGAGTCCGACGATTTACCGGACATTGTGCGTCACATTCGGCGAGCGATCATCGACGATCACGAAGTCGATGCTCGCCAAGTTTTGATCACACGTCCCGGTGGAATTCCGTTGACGACCAGCGGAAAGGTCCAGCGGCAGCAGTGTCGAGCAATGATTGAAGCCGGCGAACTGGCGGCTCGCTATCAATGGTCTCGCAACCGATTCATCGACGATTCCGAATCCGTGGCCTTGCCCGAGTTGCCGACCCGGGTGACTCGCGAAGAGATTCCGGAAGCGACCGAACAGATCACGGCTTGGTTGTTGGCCTGGTTGTCCGCCCACAGTGGTGAACAAATTCACGAGGACGGGGAACGCCCAGTTCGCAACGCTTCGTTGACGCCGGAAACGCCGTTTGCAGAAACCGGCATGGATTCGCTGACGGCTGTGGAGCTGAGCAGCGAACTAGAAGATTGGTTGGGGATCGAGTTGACTCCTGTGCTGGCGTTCAATTACCCCACTTCGGCTCGCTTGGCCGCGTACCTGGCAGAGACTTTGGCGGGTGGTCCCGAGCATGATTCTGGCGCGGATGCTAGCAGTAACACGGCCAGCGACATTCAATCGGACATCGAAGCGTCGGATTTGTCGCCTGAAGAATTGGAAGCGTTGCTGAGCGAAATCGAAAAGGATTCGTAG
- a CDS encoding MATE family efflux transporter, which yields MIPALKEVLRVAVPLMVSTGMFSLVLFVDRTLLLWHEPSQMGAAMAAGNLFWVFTCVFVGIASMTSAIISQYIGADQPKRVGQLLWQATWFALATLPFFLVVGSLGESLFRLTDQPEHLIPMQAAYFRILMWGGAGEVLQTALSGFYSGTHRTRTIMVVSLASGVLNLVLDVFLIFGVGSPDPETGLRFLELGIVGAAIASTLSFWFKGVCYAALLLKPRERERYGLLRGIRLNRRMMKRLIYFGLPAGLMYVTEAGGFTVIVLQIGRLGDVPLQATTMAINFNMIAFVPLVGMSIAASVLVGQHLIRTGPGPAIRCVIAALGVGWAYSAVWAVAYVFAPGGLIALYSLSPTGVDSEVAFEIAEKLLGFVAIYVIMDATQLILAGALRGAGDTWFVLLAGLALSFVAVVVGTVWQPVAVRFQDPDGQAGALLALDWWWWVITGWICTLAIVMAGRFLQGKWQRMRMV from the coding sequence ATGATTCCCGCCCTCAAGGAAGTTCTCCGCGTTGCGGTTCCGCTGATGGTCAGCACCGGCATGTTTTCGCTGGTTCTGTTCGTTGACCGGACACTGCTGTTGTGGCATGAACCGTCTCAGATGGGAGCGGCGATGGCGGCTGGGAACTTGTTTTGGGTTTTCACCTGCGTGTTTGTTGGCATCGCGTCGATGACCAGCGCGATCATCAGCCAGTACATCGGAGCGGATCAACCCAAGCGAGTGGGACAACTGCTGTGGCAGGCGACTTGGTTCGCGCTCGCGACGTTGCCGTTTTTCCTGGTGGTGGGAAGTCTCGGCGAGTCTCTGTTTCGACTGACGGACCAACCTGAGCACTTGATTCCGATGCAAGCGGCTTACTTTCGCATTCTGATGTGGGGTGGGGCGGGCGAAGTGCTGCAGACAGCGCTCTCAGGTTTCTACAGCGGCACGCACCGGACTCGCACGATCATGGTCGTGTCGCTGGCGTCGGGCGTGTTGAACTTGGTGCTCGACGTGTTCTTGATCTTTGGTGTCGGTTCGCCGGATCCGGAAACCGGTTTGCGTTTCTTGGAACTGGGCATCGTGGGAGCGGCGATCGCCAGCACGCTGTCGTTTTGGTTCAAAGGCGTTTGTTACGCGGCGCTGCTGTTGAAACCCAGGGAACGCGAACGATACGGCCTGTTGCGTGGGATTCGTCTGAATCGTCGTATGATGAAGCGACTGATTTACTTCGGTTTGCCGGCTGGATTGATGTATGTCACCGAGGCGGGTGGCTTCACCGTCATTGTGTTGCAAATTGGGCGACTCGGGGACGTGCCACTGCAAGCCACGACGATGGCGATCAATTTCAACATGATTGCGTTCGTTCCCTTGGTGGGGATGTCGATTGCGGCCTCGGTGTTGGTTGGCCAGCATTTGATTCGAACGGGACCTGGGCCGGCGATTCGTTGCGTGATCGCGGCTCTGGGGGTTGGTTGGGCATATTCGGCGGTATGGGCAGTCGCTTATGTCTTCGCTCCCGGTGGTTTGATCGCCCTGTATTCGTTGTCGCCGACGGGTGTGGACAGCGAAGTCGCGTTCGAGATCGCGGAAAAGTTGCTGGGGTTCGTTGCGATTTACGTGATCATGGACGCGACGCAGTTGATCTTGGCGGGCGCTCTCCGTGGAGCGGGTGACACGTGGTTCGTGTTGTTGGCGGGACTGGCTCTGTCGTTCGTGGCAGTGGTCGTGGGAACAGTGTGGCAACCTGTCGCGGTTCGGTTCCAGGACCCGGATGGGCAAGCTGGGGCACTGTTGGCGCTGGATTGGTGGTGGTGGGTGATCACCGGTTGGATCTGCACCCTCGCAATCGTCATGGCCGGACGCTTTTTGCAAGGCAAATGGCAACGGATGCGGATGGTTTGA